From Mercenaria mercenaria strain notata chromosome 17, MADL_Memer_1, whole genome shotgun sequence, the proteins below share one genomic window:
- the LOC123536240 gene encoding uncharacterized protein LOC123536240, with product MDKASRAIRRSGVKLLSLSSGHGDLNVLVSDIKDIKNCAKAFMNAQNLASQDMSRWASHEENKAVQIYLVIYHFDGIHESHLKEYRQMFEMILEGEKHVTQAKDNLDYCQEKEMKVRKEMRKVAKRASAIELRILQSRVEMAEKAREGAQSEVSERVRENEAVKLIRLKEGLLKMSSAYMELASQCNTIFMAERDIALQLPDVHGREIETIKYSGAGTTRFIVEKAKEKVQSYASSDVSSDPPPPYTPPESSNRASNHRSSAESSRIPHSSSDQRLVQSQIYDTPNVRPNPAQHRHSVPYDTRPLPGNRRSSDYHLRSRSDNNMCQMNQYTECSGMPTVRSSQSLPGEGIAYPSQGIIRENSGNTLSSQGSAQGIAYSSPGISSTERRSDQEGVSMNAINQSPAETFIHTNIVQIQQVVDLPPLEANCTKARETLGAEYNTDSTNPKRWATEHSSSGADFEDNFQFADEDDQLSDVGTNVRPVPAPRRCSSGEGYATAEEENEGACKDKN from the exons CTTCTCAGGATATGTCAAGATGGGCATCACATGAAGAAAATAAGGCTGTCCAG ATCTATCTAGTGATTTATCATTTTGACGGCATCCATGAAA GTCATCTAAAGGAGTACAGACAGATGTTTGAAATGATTCTGGAAGGAGAAAAACATGTAACACAAGCTAAAGATAACCTG GACTATTGTCAGGAGAAAGAAATGAAAGTTAGAAAGGAAATGAGAAAGGTTGCTAAG AGAGCATCAGCAATTGAACTGAGAATTTTACAGTCAAGAGTAGAAATGGCAGAGAAAGCTAGGGAAGGTGCTCAGTCTGAAG tgAGTGAAAGAGTAAGAGAAAATGAAGCAGTAAAACTGATTAGATTAAAAGAAGGATTGTTGAAAATGTCCTCAGCTTATATGGAACTTGCTAGCCAGTGCAATACAATTTTTATGGCAGAGAGG GATATCGCCCTACAGCTTCCAGATGTTCATGGTAGAGAGATAGAAACTATCAAATATTCAg GTGCAGGAACAACACGTTTTATAGTTGAAAAGGCCAAGGAAAAAGTGCAATCATACGCTAGTTCAGATG TGTCTAGTGACCCTCCCCCACCTTACACTCCGCCCGAATCCAGCAACAGGGCCTCAAACCATAGATCCTCAGCTGAGTCTTCCAGAATCCCACATAGTTCTTCCGATCAGCGGCTTGTTCAGTCACAGATATATGATACACCCAATGTAAGACCTAATCCAGCACAACACCGCCACTCAGTGCCATATGATACAAGACCTTTGCCTGGAAATAGAAGAAGCAGTGATTATCATCTTCGCTCAAGGTCCGACAATAATATGTGCCAAATGAACCAGTATACAGAATGTTCAGGGATGCCTACTGTTAGATCTAGTCAGTCCTTACCAGGTGAAGGCATTGCCTACCCATCTCAAGGCATAATAAGAGAAAATTCTGGAAATACTCTATCCTCACAAGGCTCTGCACAAGGCATAGCTTATTCATCTCCAGGTATATCTTCTACTGAAAGACGATCAGACCAAGAAGGTGTGTCAATGAATGCAATTAACCAATCACCTGCTGAGACATTTATCCATACAAACATTGTTCAGATTCAGCAAGTTGTAGATTTACCACCTTTAGAAGCCAACTGTACCAAAGCTAGAGAGACTCTGGGAGCAGAATATAACACAGATTCTACTAATCCTAAAAGATGGGCAACAGAACATTCCAGTAGTGGTGCAGATTTTGAAGATAATTTCCAGTTTGCTGATGAAGATGACCAGTTATCTGATGTG GGCACCAATGTGCGACCAGTACCAGCACCGCGACGTTGTAGTTCAGGTGAAGGGTATGCAACAGCTGAAGAAGAGAATGAAGGTGCATGTAAGGATAAGAATTGA